From one Rhodamnia argentea isolate NSW1041297 chromosome 1, ASM2092103v1, whole genome shotgun sequence genomic stretch:
- the LOC115730535 gene encoding U-box domain-containing protein 19-like, whose protein sequence is MTKKPTTESTRRTLTFPAVPPCDYASPSTILSSLTGLARSILAYKCKRFACNKRSAAESIRHVSNLLIFLEEVPPHAPGSIALSLSELHLALQQLRYLLEDCTRDGARVWMLMKSEHVADQFRASVRAMATALDVLPMEDVDVPVEAREVAGLFVRQARKVRFEVGVDDRTAVSNLNWILSRFACGIAPERSGLERVLDYVGVRSWSDCHKEIRFLDAELGFEFLSVEKREVEILSSLMGLMYYCRCMLFEVVDIESNGQSNEEHAVKVLDRINPDDFRCPISLELMVDPVTTVTGHTYDRASIVKWFRAGNFTCPKTGEMLASTKLVQNATIRRLIEQYCSENGIPFAESAHKNHDISRTVLAGSVAAEGAMKMLASYLAFRLEVGTRVERNKAAYEIRLLAKRSIFNRSCLVEAGTIPHLLKLLTSRDSSIQENAIAALLNLSKHSKSKAIIVENGGLVLVVEVLKYGHKVEARQHAAATLFYLASMEEYRKLIGEIPETIAVLVEMVKNGTSRGKKNALVAVFGLLMHHGNRRRVLASGVVPVLVQQLKSSDREDFVNDCLAVLSSIAENPEGTSAILHADALYIIMGILNSSTSRVGREHCVTLLLALGINGGAEVISNLVKSSSLMQSLYSLLSEGTSRASKKASALIRLLQDFSERRSCGSLLSIFQQDSLSMIGNPIF, encoded by the coding sequence ATGACCAAAAAGCCGACCACTGAGTCGACTCGCCGGACTCTCACGTTCCCGGCGGTTCCCCCCTGCGACTACGCATCTCCGTCCACTATCCTCTCCTCCCTCACCGGCCTCGCGAGGTCGATCCTGGCGTACAAATGCAAACGCTTCGCGTGCAACAAGCGGAGCGCCGCCGAATCGATCCGGCACGTTTCCAACCTCCTCATCTTCCTCGAAGAAGTCCCTCCGCACGCTCCCGGCTCCATCGCCCTCAGCCTCTCGGAGCTCCACTTGGCGCTCCAGCAGCTCCGGTACCTCCTGGAAGACTGCACGCGCGACGGCGCGCGCGTGTGGATGCTGATGAAGTCGGAGCACGTGGCGGACCAGTTTCGCGCCTCGGTTCGTGCGATGGCGACGGCGCTGGATGTGCTGCCCATGGAAGACGTCGACGTGCCTGTCGAAGCGAGGGAGGTCGCCGGTTTGTTCGTGAGGCAAGCGCGTAAGGTGAGATTCGAAGTTGGTGTAGATGATCGGACAGCGGTTAGTAATTTGAATTGGATTTTGAGTAGGTTCGCGTGCGGGATTGCTCCGGAGAGGAGTGGTTTAGAGCGTGTGCTTGATTATGTTGGTGTGCGGAGCTGGAGCGATTGCCATAAGGAGATTAGGTTTTTGGATGCTGAATTAGGGTTCGAGTTTTTAAGTGTTGAGAAGCGGGAGGTGGAGATTCTGAGTAGTTTGATGGGGTTGATGTACTACTGTAGATGCATGCTTTTCGAGGTTGTTGACATCGAATCCAATGGACAATCCAATGAAGAGCATGCTGTTAAAGTGCTCGATCGCATCAATCCAGATGATTTTCGGTGCCCAATTTCTCTCGAGTTGATGGTTGATCCAGTGACCACCGTTACAGGACATACATATGATCGAGCTTCCATAGTGAAGTGGTTCAGGGCTGGAAATTTCACCTGTCCTAAGACAGGTGAGATGCTTGCAAGCACGAAACTAGTTCAAAATGCAACGATTAGGAGGTTGATCGAGCAATACTGTTCCGAGAATGGCATTCCTTTCGCTGAATCAGCTCACAAGAATCACGATATTTCGAGGACTGTTCTTGCCGGGAGTGTGGCAGCAGAAGGTGCCATGAAAATGCTCGCGAGCTATCTAGCTTTCAGGCTGGAGGTTGGGACTCGTGTGGAGAGGAATAAAGCTGCCTATGAGATCCGGCTTCTTGCCAAGAGGAGCATTTTTAATAGATCGTGCTTGGTTGAAGCTGGAACTATTCCTCACTTGTTAAAGTTGCTGACGTCGAGGGATTCATCAATCCAAGAAAATGCTATTGCAGCTCTTTTGAATCTCTCGAAGCATTCAAAGAGCAAAGCAATTATCGTCGAGAATGGTGGTTTGGTATTGGTTGTGGAGGTTCTCAAATATGGGCATAAGGTTGAAGCTAGGCAGCACGCAGCTGCAACACTGTTTTACCTTGCCTCGATGGAGGAGTATAGGAAATTGATTGGGGAAATTCCAGAAACCATCGCAGTTTTAGTGGAGATGGTCAAGAATGGAACCAGTCGTGGCAAGAAGAACGCATTAGTTGCAGTTTTTGGGCTTCTAATGCACCATGGCAATCGCAGGAGAGTTCTTGCATCCGGAGTGGTCCCGGTGCTGGTTCAACAGTTGAAGTCTTCTGATAGAGAAGATTTCGTTAATGATTGTCTGGCTGTTCTGTCAAGCATAGCAGAGAACCCTGAGGGAACATCAGCAATTTTACATGCTGATGCTTTGTATATAATCATGGGGATTCTAAATTCTTCTACCTCAAGGGTGGGGAGGGAGCATTGTGTGACTCTGTTGCTGGCTCTGGGCATCAATGGTGGTGCAGAAGTTATCTCCAATTTGGTGAAGAGTAGCTCTCTCATGCAATCACTCTATTCCTTACTCAGTGAGGGCACTTCTCGCGCAAGCAAGAAGGCCAGCGCTCTCATCAGGCTTCTGCAGGATTTTTCTGAAAGAAGATCTTGTGGTTCACTGCTTTCAATTTTCCAACAGGACAGTTTGTCCATGATTGGTAACCCGATTTTTTGA
- the LOC115729683 gene encoding U4/U6 small nuclear ribonucleoprotein Prp31 homolog: protein MAALADSFLADLDELSDNEADLHEEEENDAGNMEEDVDGELADIETLNYEDLDNVSKLQKSQRYKDIMQKVEDALQKGSDISYHGMVLEDDPEYQLIVDCNSLSVEIENEIMIIHNFIRGKYHVKFPELESLVHHPIDYARVVKKIGNEVDLTLVDLEGLLPSAIIMVVSVTASTTSGKPLPEEDLNKTIDACDRALALDSAKKKVLDFVESRMGYIAPNLSAIVGSAVAAKLMGTAGGLSALAKMPACNVQLLGAKKKTLAGFSTATSQFRVGYIEQTEVFQTTPPSLRMRACRLLAAKSTLAARVDATRGDPSGNTGRAFREEIRKKIEKWQEPPPAKQPKPLPVPDSEPKKKRGGRRLRKMKERYAITDMRKLANRMQFGVPEESSLGDGLGEGYGMLGQAGSGKLRVSMGQSKLAAKVSKKFKEKQFGSSGATSGLTSSLAFTPVQGIELSNPQAHANQLGSGTQSTYFSETGTFSKIKRT from the exons ATG GCTGCTCTGGCTGATTCTTTCCTTGCAGACTTGGATGAGTTATCTGACAATGAGGCTGATCTGCAT gaagaagaggaaaatgatgCTGGAAACATGGAGGAAGATGTTGATGGGGAACTAGCTGACATAGAGACCCTCAATTATGAGGATCTTGATAATGTTTCCAAATTACAGAAGTCACAAAGATACAAGGACATAATGCAG AAAGTGGAAGATGCTCTTCAAAAAGGTTCTGATATCTCATATCATGGGATGGTGTTGGAAGATGATCCGGAATATCAGCTCATTGTGGACTGTAATTCCCTCTCAGTTgaaattgagaatgaaataatgATTATCCACAATTTTATTCGTGGCAAGTACCATGTGAAATTTCCAGAGCTTGAATCGCTTGTGCATCATCCAATAGATTATGCTAGGGTGGTTAAGAAAATTGGAAATGAGGTGGATTTGACCCTTGTTGATTTGGAAGGACTTTTACCTTCAGCCATTATCATGGTTGTCTCAGTTACAGCATCCACTACAAGTGGCAAGCCACTTCCAGAAGAGGACCTTAATAAAACAATTGATGCATGTGATCGAGCTCTTGCTCTCGATTCAGCGAAAAAGAAGGTTCTTGATTTTGTAGAAAGTAGAATGGGATACATTGCACCAAATCTTTCTGCCATTGTTGGGAGCGCGGTTGCTGCAAAACTGATGGGCACTGCTGGTGGGCTCTCAGCCTTGGCTAAGATGCCAGCTTGTAATGTCCAGCTTCTTGGtgcaaagaaaaaaactttAGCTGGTTTTTCAACTGCAACATCGCAGTTTCGAGTAGGTTACATTGAGCAAACAGAGGTATTCCAGACTACTCCACCTTCTCTAAGGATGCGTGCTTGCCGGCTTTTGGCTGCAAAGTCAACCCTCGCTGCACGTGTAGATGCTACTAGAGGAGATCCATCAGGAAATACAGGGAGGGCATTTAGAGAGGAGATtcgaaagaaaattgaaaaatggcaGGAGCCGCCTCCTGCAAAGCAGCCAAAACCGCTTCCAGTTCCTGACTCTGAgcccaagaaaaaaagaggtGGTCGTCGGCTAAGGAAGATGAAGGAGAG gtaTGCAATAACGGATATGAGAAAACTGGCCAACAGAATGCAGTTTGGTGTACCTGAAGAGAGTTCTTTAG GTGATGGACTGGGGGAAGGCTATGGAATGCTTGGTCAGGCGGGGAGTGGAAAGCTGCGAGTATCTATGGGTCAGAGTAAACTTGCTGCAAAAGTTTCCAAAAA GTTCAAGGAAAAACAGTTTGGAAGCAGTGGTGCCACCTCTGGGCTTACATCAAGTCTGGCATTTACTCCTGTCCAG GGGATCGAGCTTTCAAATCCACAGGCTCATGCAAACCAGCTTGGCAGTGGAACTCAAAGTACGTACTTCTCAGAGACGGGAACGTTTTCAAAGATAAAGAGGACTTGA